ACCCGTCGACTCGAGCGAGACTCTCACCCGCCGTCGTGACCGGCGGCCGTGCGGCGCGTGCGCGCGTAGTGTCGACGGGACCGGTTGCGGGCCCCGCAGTCCCCGGCCACGCACCACCGCCGGTTGCGGCGGGGAGAGGTGTCCAGGAAGACCCAGCCGCAGGCGTCGTCCGCGCACTGGGAGACCCGGCCACCGTCGGACGAGGCCAGGAAGTCCACCGCTGCCCGCGCCACGCGTTGCCGCAGCGCCTCCACCACGTACTGCGCCCGGCAGCGGGCAGGGAGGAGACGACGAAGGCCTCTGGTCTGCGGGTCTGCAGCTCAGGGGCCTCGTCGTGCTGGTGGGCGATACTGGGTTTGAACCAGTGACCTCTTCCGTGTCAAGGAAGCGCGCTACCACTGCGCCAATCGCCCGTGGGTGTGACTGTCTTCAGTTGTGAGGTGGGTGGTGGAGGTGGGTACGGGATTTGAACCCGTGTAGACGGATTTGCAGTCCGTTGCCTCGCCTCTCGGCCAACCCACCGTGGAGGCCAACGCCGGGGACCTCTCCGAGCGGACGACGAGGCTCGAACTCGCGACCTCAACCTTGGCAAGGTTGCGCTCTACCAACTGAGCTACGTCCGCTTGCGCCCTGCCCTGGGGGCCGGTGCGGTCAGAACAGTAGCCCATGCCCTGATCGAGACAAAATCACCCCGGACCCGGAGTGTTCGGTCCTTAGAGTGGCCTTGTGCGCGCGTGGTTGAACGGGGAGATCCTGGCTGATCCGACGGCTCCGGCGGTGGCCGTCGACGATCACGGCTTCACCGTCGGAGACGGTGTCTTCGAGGCGATCAAGGTGGTCGACGGGACCCCGTTCGCCCTCACCCGGCACCTCGACCGGCTCGTCCGCAGCGCCGAGGGCCTCGGTCTTCCGAGGCCTGATGTCGCCGAGGTTCGCCGGGGTGTCGCGGCCGTGCTGGAGGGCGACCCGCTCCCGCTCGGCCGCATCCGGATCACCTGGACCGGCGGGCCCGCGCCGCTCGGCTCCGGCCGTGGCGACGGCCGACCGACGTTGGCCGTCGTCGCCGACGTCATGGAGCCCGCACCACCGACCACGGCCGTGGTCACGGTGCCCTGGCCGCGCAACGAGCGTGGCGCGCTGGCCGGCCTCAAGACCACGTCGTACGGTGAGAACGTCCGTGCCCTCGCCCACGCGCAGCGTCACGGCGCGAGCGAGGCGGTGTTCGCCAACCTTGCCGGCCACCTGTGCGAGGGGACCGGGACCAACGTGTTCTACGTCGTCGACGGGGAGCTGAGGACCCCGACGCTCGACAGCGGCTGTCTCGCGGGAGTCACCCGCGGGCTGGTGCTGGAGTGGTTCGGGGGAGTGGAGGTCGACGAGCCGCTCGAGGTCGTGGACCGGGCGAGCGAGGTGTTCCTGGCCTCCACCACGCGCGACGTGCAGGGCGTCTCCCGCTGGAACGACCGCGAGCTCGAGGCCCCGGGGCCCGTCACCCGGGAAGCCATGGCCACCTGGCAGACACGCGAACGCGAGCACCTGGACCCGTGACCGTCAGGTCGATCTGAAAGAGTCAGGACATGACCGACGTCGCCAAGCGTGTCGTCCTCGAAACCCTCGGGTGGATGTTGCTGGTGGCAGGCGTCGCGGCGATCTTCCTCCCCGGGCCGGGGCTCCTCGGCATGTTCGCGGGCCTGGCCCTGCTCTCGCAGCAGTACGACTGGGCCGAGAAGCGGGTGGAGCCGGTCAAGCTCCGGGCCCTCAAGGGAGCCGCCGAGGGGGTGCAGACCTGGCCGCGGATCTTCGCCTCGCTGGGCGGCGTGGCCGCACTCGTCGCCGCCGGGGTGCTGTGGATCATGGACCCGCCCGCACCTGGCTGGTGGCCGGTCAGCGACACCTGGTGGCTGCCCGGGGGGCTGTGGACCGGCGTCACCCAGATCGCCTCAGCCGTCATCGCGCTGGCGCTGATCGTCTACAGCTACCGGCGCTTCCACGGCGAGCCCGAGGCCGTCGCGCGGATCGACCGCGCCATCCGGCGGGAGGCCGAGGAGGCGGATTCGTGATCGCCCCCACGGCGTTGTAGCATTCCGGCGCGACGGGCGATTGGCGCAGTGGTAGCGCGCTTCGTTCACACCGAAGAGGTCACTGGTTCGAACCCAGTATCGCCCACCGTCTTCCTCCGGCAGACCCTCGGGCGCGAGCGCCGGCGGTGCCGATGCCCACCGACAAGCTCACGCGACCAGGCGCTCGATCTCCTCTGCCACGGCCAACGCCGACCCGGGACGGTTGCCGGGGTCGGGCGCAACACAGCTGCTCACGAGCTCCGCCTCGCGGGGTGCGAGCTCGGAGGACACCTGCGGCGGCGCGGTGAGCACCCGGCGTACGGCCAGCAGAGCGTCGTGGGTCGGTAGGTCGCCGTAGAGGCCGGTGCCCGTCAGGACCTTGTGCAGAGTTACCCCGAGCGACCAGATGTCCGACGCGGGGGAGGCGGTCTCGCCCGCGAGCACGGCCGGGTCGATGAACTCGACCGCGCCGGCGGGACCGAGTCCCGTGACCGACGTGGTCGGGTCGAGGACGTCCGCCAGCCCCAGGTCCGCGAGGCGGGCGCCGTCGTCGGTGAGGAGGATCGAGCCCGGGTGGATGCCGCGGTGGACCATGCCCGCCTCGTGGAGGGCGTGCGCGCCGCGCGCTGCGCGCCCGATGGCCGCGAGCTGCTCGGGCCTGCCCAAGGGCCGCGTGGGTGCCGCGAGGGAACCGCCGGGACAGTGCTCCGTCGCGTAGTAGAACCAGCTGCCGTCGCGCCCGGCGTCCAGCAGCTTCACCAGGTAGGGCGACGAGACGGCAGCGAACGCGCGGAGCTCGCGTGTCGCCCGACGCAGGGTGTCTTCGTCGGTGGCCTGCTCGAACACCTTGACGCCGACGAGTGGCGTCTCGAGCCCCAGCCGCTGCGGCGTGTGGGCGAGGTAGAACTGTCCGTGCCCCATCTCGCCCAGCGAGCTCACGAACCGGTAGTCGGCCACTCCGTCCACGGTGCCTCCCTCACGCTCCGGGCAGCAGGATGACACCCACATTGGGGATACCGGGAGGGTTTCGGCCTGCCGGAGCTCTGCTGACTCCTACATTCGGGACGATCTCGAGCCGAACCGGAGAGTGCCGCCGTGGAGGGTCACGACCTGCATCAGACCATCGCCCTGGTCTTCATCGACATCGCTCTCATCGTCGTCGTGGCGCGGCTGCTCGGGCTTGTCATGCGTCGGATCCGGCAACCGGTCGTCATCGCCGAGATCCTGGCCGGACTGGCGCTCGGACCGTCGCTGCTGGGCCTGCTGCCCGGTGACCTCACCGAGACGCTGTTCCCCAGCGACGTCCGGCCCTACCTCGCCGTCATCGCCGCTCTCGGCCTCACGATCTACATGTTCGTGGTCGGGCTCGAGCTCGACCTCGGGCTGATCCGGGGCAAGGGCGCCACCGCCGGCACCATCTCCGTCGTCTCGGTGACGTTGCCCTTCCTGCTGGGCTCCGGGCTGGCGGTGTGGCTCCACTCCCGGCACGGCACCGTCGAGGGCGAGGAGGTCTCGCTGCTGCCCTTCGTGCTGTTCATCGGAGCCGCCATGTCGGTGACGGCCTTCCCGGTGCTGGCCAGGATCCTGTCCGAGCGCGGCCTCAACCGGACCTCGCTGGGGGCCATCACGCTGGCGTGTGCGGCCGTCGACGACGTCCTGGCCTGGATCATGCTGGCCGCGGTCCTGGCCGTCGTCCAGTCCTCGGGCGGCATCGACCTGCTGCTCATGGTGTCCGAGTCGGTGGCCTTCGTCGCGGTGATGTTCTGGTTCGTGAAGCCCCGGCTGCGGTTGCTCGTGGCCCGACGCGAGCGTGCGGAGCGCCTCACGCCCGACATCTTCGCGGTCGTCCTCGTGGGGGTGCTCGTCTCGAGCGTGATCACCGACAAGATCGGCATCCACGCGATCTTCGGCGCGTTCCTCTTCGGGGCCATCATGCCCCGCCAGGGCGCGGAGAAGCTCTCGAGCGAGATCCTCGAACGCGTCGAGCAGATGACCGTGCTCCTGCTGCTGCCGGTCTTCTTCGTCGTGACCGGGCTCAGAGTGGACGTGACCGACCTCGGCCGGGAGGGCCTTCTGGAGTTCGTCGCCGTGCTCACGGTCGCCTGTGTCGGGAAGTTCGCGGGTGCGGCCGCGGCGGCCCGGTTCATGGGGGTCCGGCCTCGGCGCGCGGCCTCCATCGGCGTCCTCATGAACACCCGGGGGCTGACGGAGCTGGTGGTGCTCAACATCGGGCTCTCCGTGGGAATCCTCGATGAGGAGCTCTTCACGGTCATGGTCCTCATGGCGATCGTGACGACGATCATCACCGAGCCCCTGATGCGGTTGATCTACCCCGACCACGAGGTGGCGCGTGACGTCGTCGAGGCCGAGCGGGCGGCGCTCGGGCTGTCCGCCGAGCACCGGGTCTTGGTGCTCCCGGAGCCCGCCACGGCCGAGTCCCTGGTCGACTGTGGCGTCGGGCTGCTCGGGAGGCGGGAGGACGCCGAGCTGCTGGTGACCCGTATCGAGCGCCGGGACGCGTCCTCGCTCGAGGTCGGCTCCGGACTGATCTCCGACTTCGCCGCGGTGGCCTCGGCCCTGGAGGGTCTCGAGGTGCTGGCGGGCCGCGCCCGCGCGGCAGGAGCGGTCGTGCACGTCACGTCCCGGCTCTCCGACGACCCGGGCAGCGAAGCCGCCGTGCACGCCGAGGCCACGGGCGCCGAGGTGGTCCTGGTCGCCGCGGGGTCCGATCTCGCCGATGCCGTCGCGGGTGACCGTGACCGCGTCGTGGTGGAGCTCGTCCCGTTTCCCGGCGGCTCTCCCGTCGAGGTTGACGGCGTACGCCGCGTCGCGGTCTGGCCGGGCGTCACGACGGACGGGGTGGCTGCCGTCGAGCAGGCGATCCGTCTCGCCGAGCGCCTCGGAGCAGAGCTCCTGCTGGTCACGGAGGGGCAGCGTCGTGCCGAACGCCGCGCCGGCATGCTCGAGCGGAGGCTGACCGGCACCGGCGTCGCTGCTGCTCGCACGGACTCCCTCGTCCCGGACCCGACGACGGTGCTGGTCACCGGACGCGCTGACGCCGTGGTGACACCGGACGGCGGCGCCGGCGTGCTGGTGGTCCGGGGCCGCGGCGACGACGACGAGCGCCTCGAGCGCATGCTCGCCCGGCGGACGCCGGAGGCCGTGGGCTGAGGCTGAGTGCCTCAGCCCGGGCAGCGGTAGACCACGGGGTGGCTCGCGGTCAGGCCACGGTCCTCGACCGCGACCACCACGTCGCCGCGCACCGGCTGTCGCCCCGCCAGGGTGAGCGTCAGCCGGGACTCGACCTGCCGCTGTCCCGCGGACGTGTCGATCTGCCGCCGCGCCAGCGTCGAGCCGTCGGGTCCGGTCCACACCAGAGTCAGCCTGCCGCCGGCGCCATTGGTGTCGACCACCGCCGCCAGGCGCACCTCGGCGCGGGGGCACTCGACCCGCGTGGGGGAGGGGTCACCGGTCACCCGGACCGAGGTCACGTCCAGCTCACCAGGTCCGCCGGCCCGGCCGGCGGCCCACGCCACGGCGGAGCCAAGCACGGCGACCCCGGCGACGGCCAGCAGCACCCATGAGCGGCGCCTGATGGTCCTGCGCTTCAGGCGCGGGGTCGGCGGGACCGAGTCCGAGCCCACGTGCACGCGTGCCGTGGGGGCGGCCCGGAGGTCGGGACGCGGGCGAGGCGGTCGGCGCTCCACGGTCGGCCAGGCATCCGGGGGGATCTTGGCGAGGTTCGAGACGAGCTCCTGAGGAAGCATGCGTGAAGCGGGGTCCTTGGCCATCCCTGACAGCAGCGTGTCGGCCGCGCGCCGCGGCAGGCCGGGCAGCAGCGACCGCGGGTCCGGCGGCTCCAGGCGCCAGTGGGCTGTGATGAGGGCGATGGCATCGGCGTGCTCGTACGGTCGCCGGCCCGTGAGCGTCTCGTAGGCCACCACGGCGAAGCTGTAGGCGTCCGAGCGCTCGTCCGGTTCCCCCTCGCCCTGCCCCAGCTCCGGTGGGAAGTAGGCCGGTGTGCCGAGCGTGGTGTCCGCAGCGGTGCGGAACACGCCCGGGTCGGAAACCGCTCGGGCGAGCCCGAAGTCACCGAGCTTGGCGCGACCGTCCGGAAGGACGAAGACGTTGTGCGGCTTGATGTCGCGGTGGACGATCCCGCGGCTGGCCGCCGCGGCGAGGGCATCGGCCACGTCACGGAGCACGACGACTGCCTGGGAGCCGGGGAGCGGCCCCCGGCTGACGAGCTCCGACAGCGGCTCCCCGGCGACGTACTCCATGACCAGGTGGGCGCCGTCAGGGCCGCGGACGAGGTCGAAGACCCGCACCACCGACGGGCAGTCCATCGTGGCCAGCAGCCGGGCCTCGCGTCGGAAGCGTTCGAGGCTCTCGGTGTCCCCCAGGGCCGCGGCGTGGATGCGCTTGACCGCGACCATCCGGTTGAGGCGTGTCTGCCGGGCGAGGACCACCTCGCCGAAACCGCCGGCGCCCAGGACGCGGATGAACTCGTATCCGTCCGGCACGGTGGCATCCACTCCGTGATGGTCCCGGCAGCCCTCGGGGGGTGGGACCGGTGCGCCGGCGACGTACCGGGAATTGGGGTATGTGGTGGCGGCGATCTGGACGGGTTCCGGCGCGGCCGTACCTTGAGATGCCGTTCCACTGGGGCGGCATCGTGCGAACCACGGGGGTGCCCCATGTCAGACGAGTCCTTCGGCCCGTACCAGGTCCTCGACCGTGTCGCGGAGGGGAGCACGAGCACCGTGTTCCGCGCGCGCCACCGCGAGCTGGAGCGCACCGCCGCGATCAAGATGCTGCATCCGGCGGTCCTGGACACGCCCGGGATGCGGGAGCGGCTCCGCGCCGAGGCGGAGACGCTCGCGGGGCTCGAGGACGACCACATCGTGCAGGTCTACGACTACGTCGAGGAGTCCGACCGGGCCTGGATCGCCGAGGAGTGGGTCGCGGGGGCATCCCTCGAGCAGATCCTCGAGGCGCATCGCACCCTCACTCCGGAGCAGTCCGTGGGCGTCGTGCGCGGTGCCCTGCTCGGCCTTGCGCACGCCCACGATCGCGGGGTCCTGCACCGCGACGTCTCACCCGGGAACGTGCTCGCGGACACCGAGGGGGTGTCCAAGCTCGTCGACTTCGGACTGGCTGCGCCGATCGGCTCCTCGGGGGTCTCCGGGACCCCGGCGTTCCTGAGCCCGGAGGCCGCCCGTGGTGAGAGCCTCGACAAGCCCAGCGACGTCTACTCCAGCGCGGCAGTGCTCTACACGCTCCTGGCCGGCGTCCCACCCTTCGCCGGCTCCGACGTCGCGACGACCATCCGACGTCACCTGGAGGAACCCGCGCCCCTGCTCGAGGGCCACGGTCACGACCTCCAGGACCTGCTGCGTCGGAGCCTGGCCAAGGACCCGTCGGAGCGCCCCCGGGACGCACGAGCGTTCCTGGAGGAGCTGGAGGAGGCCGCACGCCGCAGGTTCGGTGCCACGTGGCTCCAACGCGCCTCGATCGCGTCCCTGGTGGGCGCGGCGGTGCCGGCCGCCGGAGGCGGCGGAGCGGCGGCTCCCACCGTCGTGGTGGACGCCGCACGGGTCGTCGGCAGCCCTGTCGCGGAGACCGTGAAGCGCGGCACCCGCCGTCTGGTCGCCATCGGCGCCGGCGCGGTCCTCGTCGTGGTCGGTGGCACCGCCGCCACGATCGCGTTGACCGGCGACGACGGCGACGCCCCGGAGGCGGTGGCGCCGGTGGCGGCGGGGGAGTCGGCAGCCGCCGAGGAGGAGGAGCCGCCCACCCTGGAGGAGCTGACGCCGAGCGGACGGTTCGCCTTCACGCGGACCCGAGTGGCGAGCACCTACGACCCGCCCGGACAGAAGCAGGAGACCACTCGGTGGGCGCTCGACGTGAGGCGCTGCCAGGGGGAGGAGGTCTGCTCCGGCAGCATCAAGTCTTCCAGCGGATCGACGTTCAAGTACACGTGGAACGGCAAGCGGCTCGACGTCACGCCACCCAAGAACGGGCGGGACGTTTATGAGGGGCTGTGCGTCGACACCGTGACGGGCGAGGAGAGCCCCGGCACGTGGGGGCGCGCGACCACCGTGGTCACGTGGCTACCCCTCCGCACGGTGAAGGTCGACGAGTCGGGGTTCCCGGTGCGACTCACAGGCACGCAGAAGTGGCGCACGACCTACGAAGGCCTCACCGATTGTGACGACTCGCCCGCGGACACCGCCACCTACAGGATCGTGTTGGTACGTCGCTGAGGGGCCCGATCGCTGAGGGCCCCGGATCGGTTGTGGCCCCGGCTCAGACGCGGTGGTGCGACTCGAAGGCGAGGACCCGGGACCCCAGCCGCAGCCGGGCGCCCGGCGTGATCGTCGTGGGCCGTCCGGCCTCGAGCCGGGACCAGTCCTCGGAGCCTGCCTCCGCCAGGAACGTGCCGTTGACCGAACCGGCGTCCTCCACCCGGACTTCCCACCCGTCGAGCACCAGCCGCGCGTGCGTGCGTGACACCGACAGCTCAGGATCGTCGAGGGCCAACGGCGCACACCGCCCCGAGCGGACGTCCTCGGCCTCCTCCGGCGCGCGACCGATGACGACGTCCCCGGCCAGGGTGTGGACCGTTCCGTCGTCGAGGACGAGGACCCCGAGCGGCGGCCTGAGCCCGGTGACCAGGCTGTGCGTCTGGTGGACGGTCGAGATGCCGCACCGTTCGCAGAAGCGGGCGTCGGGTGGGTTGAAGTGTCCGCGGGAGCAGACGATCCCCCGGACCCGGACACCCTGCTCCTGCGCGTCCGGCGAGGGCGGATCCTCGGGCCGCGCCTCCTCGAGGTCCGGTCCGGAGTCGCGCCCGTCGTCGAGCTCGCCCGTCGCGACCGGGTGGTCCACCGGCTCTTCTGCCGCGGTGGGATCCGGCGCCGGCTCGCGGTGCGCAGGCGGGCTCTGCTCTTCCTCGGGCTCGGGGTCGTGGAGCGGGAAGGTCACGAAGGTGGGAGGCGCGGTGGCCTCGACGGGAGGTGGGGGTGGGACGAGGTCGACCAGGGTCTCGGCCGGTGGTACCGGCCCAGCCGCGCGGTTCCCGGGCTCGAGCAGCAGGCCGCCGGCGCGGACGACCCCGCCCGAGAGGTTGCTCCGACGGTCCACCTCCAGCGTCTGTGGGTCGGGCGCAAGCGCCACCGTGCCGGCACCGCTGGCCAACACCCGGCTGACCGGCAGCACGGAGTCCTCCGCGTCGATCACGTCCACGGCCCCGGTTGCGTCGGTGAGGGCCAGTCGCATGCCGCGGGTCAGCGTGACCAGCAGGTCGTCGCCCTCGACCGCCACCAGGGCCAGGGCCGGGACCTCGTCCGACGCCGATCCGGTGAGCAGCGCTGCGGCGGCTCGCACCAGCTCACGGCCAGCAGGCGGCGGGCCACCCGTCGTACCCGCGCACAGGTCCAGGAGTCGGTCCGTGACGGCCTCCTGGTCAGGGCCCTCGGGGTTCGCGACCAGCAGCCCCGAGCCCTCCCGCGCGACCAGGAGGTGGCCGGGGCTGAGCATCACGCGCATCGAGCTCCAACCGAGGCTCTCCGGCTCGTTCACCGCCGTCGTGGTCATGCCAGTCTCCCTCCCCGGAAGCGCCAGTGGACGCTCAGGACGCGCATGGGGCC
The genomic region above belongs to Nocardioides coralli and contains:
- a CDS encoding aminotransferase class IV, with product MRAWLNGEILADPTAPAVAVDDHGFTVGDGVFEAIKVVDGTPFALTRHLDRLVRSAEGLGLPRPDVAEVRRGVAAVLEGDPLPLGRIRITWTGGPAPLGSGRGDGRPTLAVVADVMEPAPPTTAVVTVPWPRNERGALAGLKTTSYGENVRALAHAQRHGASEAVFANLAGHLCEGTGTNVFYVVDGELRTPTLDSGCLAGVTRGLVLEWFGGVEVDEPLEVVDRASEVFLASTTRDVQGVSRWNDRELEAPGPVTREAMATWQTREREHLDP
- a CDS encoding serine/threonine-protein kinase codes for the protein MDGVADYRFVSSLGEMGHGQFYLAHTPQRLGLETPLVGVKVFEQATDEDTLRRATRELRAFAAVSSPYLVKLLDAGRDGSWFYYATEHCPGGSLAAPTRPLGRPEQLAAIGRAARGAHALHEAGMVHRGIHPGSILLTDDGARLADLGLADVLDPTTSVTGLGPAGAVEFIDPAVLAGETASPASDIWSLGVTLHKVLTGTGLYGDLPTHDALLAVRRVLTAPPQVSSELAPREAELVSSCVAPDPGNRPGSALAVAEEIERLVA
- a CDS encoding PGPGW domain-containing protein, which gives rise to MTDVAKRVVLETLGWMLLVAGVAAIFLPGPGLLGMFAGLALLSQQYDWAEKRVEPVKLRALKGAAEGVQTWPRIFASLGGVAALVAAGVLWIMDPPAPGWWPVSDTWWLPGGLWTGVTQIASAVIALALIVYSYRRFHGEPEAVARIDRAIRREAEEADS
- a CDS encoding FHA domain-containing protein, with amino-acid sequence MTTTAVNEPESLGWSSMRVMLSPGHLLVAREGSGLLVANPEGPDQEAVTDRLLDLCAGTTGGPPPAGRELVRAAAALLTGSASDEVPALALVAVEGDDLLVTLTRGMRLALTDATGAVDVIDAEDSVLPVSRVLASGAGTVALAPDPQTLEVDRRSNLSGGVVRAGGLLLEPGNRAAGPVPPAETLVDLVPPPPPVEATAPPTFVTFPLHDPEPEEEQSPPAHREPAPDPTAAEEPVDHPVATGELDDGRDSGPDLEEARPEDPPSPDAQEQGVRVRGIVCSRGHFNPPDARFCERCGISTVHQTHSLVTGLRPPLGVLVLDDGTVHTLAGDVVIGRAPEEAEDVRSGRCAPLALDDPELSVSRTHARLVLDGWEVRVEDAGSVNGTFLAEAGSEDWSRLEAGRPTTITPGARLRLGSRVLAFESHHRV
- a CDS encoding serine/threonine-protein kinase — protein: MPDGYEFIRVLGAGGFGEVVLARQTRLNRMVAVKRIHAAALGDTESLERFRREARLLATMDCPSVVRVFDLVRGPDGAHLVMEYVAGEPLSELVSRGPLPGSQAVVVLRDVADALAAAASRGIVHRDIKPHNVFVLPDGRAKLGDFGLARAVSDPGVFRTAADTTLGTPAYFPPELGQGEGEPDERSDAYSFAVVAYETLTGRRPYEHADAIALITAHWRLEPPDPRSLLPGLPRRAADTLLSGMAKDPASRMLPQELVSNLAKIPPDAWPTVERRPPRPRPDLRAAPTARVHVGSDSVPPTPRLKRRTIRRRSWVLLAVAGVAVLGSAVAWAAGRAGGPGELDVTSVRVTGDPSPTRVECPRAEVRLAAVVDTNGAGGRLTLVWTGPDGSTLARRQIDTSAGQRQVESRLTLTLAGRQPVRGDVVVAVEDRGLTASHPVVYRCPG
- a CDS encoding CGNR zinc finger domain-containing protein yields the protein MVEALRQRVARAAVDFLASSDGGRVSQCADDACGWVFLDTSPRRNRRWCVAGDCGARNRSRRHYARTRRTAAGHDGG
- a CDS encoding cation:proton antiporter; amino-acid sequence: MEGHDLHQTIALVFIDIALIVVVARLLGLVMRRIRQPVVIAEILAGLALGPSLLGLLPGDLTETLFPSDVRPYLAVIAALGLTIYMFVVGLELDLGLIRGKGATAGTISVVSVTLPFLLGSGLAVWLHSRHGTVEGEEVSLLPFVLFIGAAMSVTAFPVLARILSERGLNRTSLGAITLACAAVDDVLAWIMLAAVLAVVQSSGGIDLLLMVSESVAFVAVMFWFVKPRLRLLVARRERAERLTPDIFAVVLVGVLVSSVITDKIGIHAIFGAFLFGAIMPRQGAEKLSSEILERVEQMTVLLLLPVFFVVTGLRVDVTDLGREGLLEFVAVLTVACVGKFAGAAAAARFMGVRPRRAASIGVLMNTRGLTELVVLNIGLSVGILDEELFTVMVLMAIVTTIITEPLMRLIYPDHEVARDVVEAERAALGLSAEHRVLVLPEPATAESLVDCGVGLLGRREDAELLVTRIERRDASSLEVGSGLISDFAAVASALEGLEVLAGRARAAGAVVHVTSRLSDDPGSEAAVHAEATGAEVVLVAAGSDLADAVAGDRDRVVVELVPFPGGSPVEVDGVRRVAVWPGVTTDGVAAVEQAIRLAERLGAELLLVTEGQRRAERRAGMLERRLTGTGVAAARTDSLVPDPTTVLVTGRADAVVTPDGGAGVLVVRGRGDDDERLERMLARRTPEAVG
- a CDS encoding serine/threonine-protein kinase, whose protein sequence is MSDESFGPYQVLDRVAEGSTSTVFRARHRELERTAAIKMLHPAVLDTPGMRERLRAEAETLAGLEDDHIVQVYDYVEESDRAWIAEEWVAGASLEQILEAHRTLTPEQSVGVVRGALLGLAHAHDRGVLHRDVSPGNVLADTEGVSKLVDFGLAAPIGSSGVSGTPAFLSPEAARGESLDKPSDVYSSAAVLYTLLAGVPPFAGSDVATTIRRHLEEPAPLLEGHGHDLQDLLRRSLAKDPSERPRDARAFLEELEEAARRRFGATWLQRASIASLVGAAVPAAGGGGAAAPTVVVDAARVVGSPVAETVKRGTRRLVAIGAGAVLVVVGGTAATIALTGDDGDAPEAVAPVAAGESAAAEEEEPPTLEELTPSGRFAFTRTRVASTYDPPGQKQETTRWALDVRRCQGEEVCSGSIKSSSGSTFKYTWNGKRLDVTPPKNGRDVYEGLCVDTVTGEESPGTWGRATTVVTWLPLRTVKVDESGFPVRLTGTQKWRTTYEGLTDCDDSPADTATYRIVLVRR